Proteins encoded in a region of the Melioribacteraceae bacterium genome:
- a CDS encoding metallophosphoesterase family protein codes for MVAVIGDIHGCFYTLEELYKKIVKGYPGISIYTVGDLVDRGNHSFEVVKFIIDNKIIFAPGNHDYMFLHFFKDPSSVFARSWFFNGNETTLESYENHQDEMFHHLEFIKSAPLYYNLKDCFICHAGISVLYENLLPKDFRNNLDSLDSFIRNDLKTDRGIMWTRDALLNLGKLQIVGHTKQQDITLVEESNALYLDTGACVGNKLSAVIVHESNIIETIEEKTHLNDII; via the coding sequence ATGGTAGCGGTTATCGGAGATATACACGGCTGCTTCTATACTCTCGAAGAGCTGTATAAAAAAATAGTTAAGGGTTATCCCGGAATTAGTATTTATACTGTCGGCGACCTTGTGGACCGCGGTAATCACAGTTTCGAGGTTGTAAAATTTATTATTGATAATAAAATTATCTTTGCGCCGGGTAATCACGATTATATGTTTTTGCATTTTTTTAAAGATCCCTCCAGCGTCTTTGCCCGTTCCTGGTTTTTCAATGGCAACGAGACAACGCTGGAATCCTATGAAAACCATCAGGATGAAATGTTCCATCATCTTGAATTTATCAAGAGTGCTCCCCTCTATTATAATCTGAAAGATTGTTTTATCTGTCATGCCGGCATTTCGGTCCTATATGAAAATCTGCTTCCCAAAGATTTCAGGAATAATTTAGATTCACTCGATTCATTTATAAGGAATGATTTAAAGACCGACAGGGGAATAATGTGGACTAGGGACGCTTTATTGAACCTGGGTAAACTTCAGATAGTCGGACACACAAAGCAGCAGGATATCACTCTGGTTGAAGAATCGAATGCGTTATATCTGGATACAGGAGCATGTGTAGGCAATAAGTTATCCGCCGTAATTGTTCACGAAAGCAACATCATAGAGACAATTGAAGAAAAAACACACTTAAATGATATCATTTAA
- a CDS encoding DNA methyltransferase translates to MKTNHLIINGDSRAMGELIDESVHLVITSPPYWQLKDYGSNDQIGFNDSYESYINNLNLVWKESYRVLHKGCRLCINIGDQFARSVYYGRYKVIPIRTEIIKFCETIGFDYMGAIIWQKVTTTNTTGGATVMGSFPYPRNGILKLDYEFILIFKKIGIAPKVSKENKELSKMTTEEWNLYFQGHWNFGGAKQDSHIAMFPEELPKRLIKMFSFVGDTILDPFLGSGTTSLAAKNLNRNSVGYEINSEFIPNIKEKLSYDENKMFEDHSYEFINQGNIQIDFKKEIKNHPYKFIDPHKFDKKIDVKKLQFGSKLDNNGSKREEYYSVKEIISPELIRLNNDLIIRLIGIKTKKEANGDAKEFLLKKAKGQKVFLKYDELKYDSENRLLCYVYLKNKTFLNTHLIKNKLVDIDISYNYKFLNKFIDLQKE, encoded by the coding sequence ATGAAAACTAATCACTTGATAATAAATGGCGATTCTAGGGCGATGGGCGAACTAATTGATGAATCTGTTCATTTAGTAATCACATCTCCACCTTATTGGCAATTAAAAGACTACGGATCCAACGATCAAATTGGGTTTAATGACAGCTATGAGAGTTATATAAACAATCTGAATCTTGTCTGGAAAGAATCTTATCGTGTTCTTCATAAGGGATGCCGTTTATGTATCAATATTGGCGACCAATTTGCACGATCCGTTTACTATGGACGATACAAAGTAATCCCTATAAGAACTGAAATTATAAAATTCTGTGAGACAATCGGTTTTGATTATATGGGAGCTATTATTTGGCAAAAGGTTACAACCACAAATACAACTGGTGGTGCAACTGTTATGGGTTCCTTCCCTTATCCGCGCAATGGAATTCTAAAGTTAGATTACGAATTTATTCTCATTTTTAAAAAGATTGGCATTGCGCCAAAAGTGTCTAAAGAAAATAAAGAACTTTCTAAGATGACCACTGAAGAATGGAATTTATATTTTCAAGGTCATTGGAATTTTGGCGGTGCAAAACAAGATAGCCATATTGCAATGTTCCCAGAAGAACTTCCAAAACGACTTATTAAAATGTTTTCCTTTGTTGGAGATACAATTCTTGATCCATTTCTTGGTAGCGGAACTACTTCTTTAGCAGCTAAGAACTTAAACCGAAATTCTGTGGGTTATGAAATCAACTCAGAGTTTATCCCTAATATCAAAGAAAAATTGTCCTATGACGAAAACAAAATGTTTGAAGATCATTCGTATGAGTTTATCAACCAAGGAAATATTCAAATTGATTTCAAAAAAGAAATTAAAAATCACCCATACAAATTCATAGACCCTCATAAATTTGATAAAAAAATTGACGTTAAGAAACTTCAGTTTGGTTCAAAGCTCGATAATAATGGTAGCAAGAGGGAAGAGTATTATTCTGTTAAAGAAATAATTAGTCCGGAATTAATAAGACTAAATAATGATCTAATAATTAGATTAATTGGTATCAAAACTAAAAAAGAAGCGAATGGAGATGCAAAAGAATTCCTTTTGAAAAAAGCAAAAGGTCAAAAAGTATTTTTGAAGTATGATGAGCTAAAATACGATTCTGAAAACAGATTACTGTGTTATGTATATCTAAAGAATAAAACATTTCTTAATACACATCTTATAAAAAATAAACTTGTAGATATTGACATATCATATAATTACAAATTCCTCAATAAATTTATCGACCTACAAAAGGAGTGA
- a CDS encoding D-glycerate dehydrogenase: MKVFITQELPGNVEEILRRKGFEVDVYRKNKIIPKKELIERAKSADALICLLTNSIDKEVIDSFRKCRIIANVAVGFNNIDVGYAKSKGIVVTNTPGILDDATADLTLALILACARRLREGDIYTREGKFKAWMPQLLLGIEMAGKTVGIIGAGRIGLEVANRLIPFKTKIIYYNRNRKTGFEKKTGAKRVSLNSLLKKSDFISVHLPLNKETFQILNKKNLNLMKKTAVIVNTSRGEVIEEKALIDLLRRKKIFAAGLDVYENEPRLNPELFGLDNAILLPHIGSATVETRSKMALLAAKNVINLLSGKRPVTPVQI, encoded by the coding sequence ATGAAAGTATTTATAACGCAGGAACTGCCCGGAAACGTTGAGGAAATTCTGAGAAGAAAAGGATTTGAAGTTGACGTCTACCGGAAAAATAAAATTATTCCGAAAAAGGAATTGATTGAAAGGGCCAAGTCCGCAGATGCGCTGATCTGCCTCCTCACAAACAGTATTGATAAGGAAGTAATCGACAGTTTTAGGAAGTGCAGGATAATCGCGAATGTTGCCGTCGGTTTCAACAATATCGATGTCGGCTATGCAAAGTCGAAAGGAATTGTCGTAACAAATACTCCGGGAATTTTAGACGACGCTACAGCGGATCTTACGTTAGCGCTGATACTCGCATGCGCCAGGAGATTGAGGGAAGGGGATATTTATACGAGGGAAGGGAAGTTTAAAGCGTGGATGCCGCAGTTACTCCTCGGTATTGAGATGGCCGGAAAGACGGTGGGAATTATCGGTGCCGGCAGAATAGGCCTGGAGGTTGCAAACCGTCTCATACCTTTCAAGACAAAAATTATCTACTATAACCGGAACCGTAAAACCGGATTTGAAAAAAAGACAGGTGCAAAAAGAGTATCGCTCAATTCACTTCTTAAAAAATCCGATTTCATTTCTGTTCATCTTCCATTGAATAAAGAGACATTTCAAATACTGAATAAAAAGAATCTGAATCTGATGAAAAAGACCGCTGTAATCGTGAATACATCCCGCGGAGAAGTGATTGAGGAAAAAGCTCTAATCGATCTTTTGAGGAGGAAAAAAATATTTGCAGCCGGACTCGATGTATACGAAAACGAGCCCCGGTTGAATCCGGAACTCTTCGGGCTTGATAACGCTATTCTTCTGCCGCATATCGGAAGCGCTACCGTTGAAACCCGTAGTAAAATGGCCCTTTTAGCCGCCAAAAATGTGATAAATCTGTTATCGGGCAAAAGACCGGTCACACCGGTTCAGATTTAA
- a CDS encoding integron integrase, with translation MELTRGKPKLLDQVRLSLRSKRYSRKTEEAYLKWIKEFILFNNKRHPNELDKTHIEKFLSWLAVSRKVSASTQGQALCAIVYLYKNVIGKEIGWLEDITRSSIKPKLPVVFTKEEAKNVISNTSGDIKLICSLLYGGGLRLNEALSLRIKDIDFGFKSLTIRQSKGGKDRTTLLAESIIPELKEKVEQVKLLHEEDLKNGNGKTILPDALDKKYPNASKDFSWQYLFPANKFVYTKEIGYKFRYHVHDSTIQKEIKKAIRKAGIHKPATAHSFRHSFATHLLASGYDIRTIQELLGHKSLRTTMIYTHIIENLHGVRSPLD, from the coding sequence ATGGAGTTAACGAGGGGAAAGCCGAAGCTTCTTGACCAGGTTAGATTATCATTAAGGTCAAAAAGGTACAGCAGAAAAACTGAAGAAGCATATTTAAAGTGGATAAAAGAATTTATCCTTTTCAACAATAAACGCCATCCTAACGAATTAGATAAAACCCACATCGAAAAATTTCTCAGCTGGTTAGCAGTTTCTAGAAAAGTTTCAGCATCCACGCAGGGACAGGCATTATGTGCGATTGTTTATTTATATAAGAATGTAATAGGTAAAGAGATCGGATGGCTTGAAGATATAACACGTTCTTCAATAAAACCAAAGCTCCCTGTAGTTTTTACAAAAGAAGAAGCTAAAAATGTAATTTCAAATACAAGTGGTGATATAAAGCTTATCTGTTCCCTTTTATACGGAGGCGGATTAAGATTAAACGAAGCATTAAGCCTAAGGATTAAGGATATTGATTTTGGTTTTAAGAGTCTTACAATCAGACAATCGAAAGGAGGGAAAGACAGGACGACCTTGCTTGCTGAATCAATAATACCCGAACTCAAAGAAAAAGTAGAACAAGTTAAACTTTTACATGAAGAAGATTTAAAGAATGGAAATGGAAAAACAATTTTACCCGATGCATTGGACAAAAAATATCCAAACGCTTCCAAGGATTTTAGCTGGCAATATTTATTTCCTGCAAATAAGTTTGTTTACACCAAAGAGATAGGATACAAATTCAGGTATCATGTTCATGATTCGACCATTCAGAAGGAGATAAAAAAAGCAATACGAAAAGCTGGGATTCATAAACCTGCTACTGCACATTCTTTCAGGCACAGTTTTGCAACACATCTCCTAGCTTCGGGATACGACATTAGGACAATTCAGGAATTATTAGGGCATAAATCACTCCGGACTACGATGATATATACACATATAATTGAGAATCTGCACGGAGTGAGGAGTCCATTAGATTAG
- the ald gene encoding alanine dehydrogenase codes for MRIGIPKETAREEKRVSIVPAGVDALVKAGHTVFLETGAGFESHFTDEEYRNVGANIVYTAEEVYQRSEMVVKIAPLTDNEVDLLQDEQILFSFLHLAVGKKNVIEKLLQKKVTAIAYELIEKEDQLPVLQSMSEIAGQLAVQVGEKYLGSDSPIGRGILMGGIAGVAPAAVVILGAGVVGFNAARAAYTRGAHVIVIDNDMRRLRRINTDISKNISTVAANPFTIARGCKFADLFIGAIQIKAEKTPHLVTEQMVKTMKKGAVIVDVSIDQGGCIETSRPTTISDPVFNMHNVIHYCVPNMPALVCRTASYGLTNAALEYVDEIAGHGLSQALLGDTGLAKGVCTYNGFCTNESIAEAFNIEYRRLHIFSKN; via the coding sequence ATGCGAATTGGAATCCCAAAAGAAACAGCCAGAGAAGAGAAAAGAGTATCGATTGTTCCAGCGGGAGTCGACGCTCTTGTAAAAGCAGGACATACTGTTTTTCTAGAAACAGGTGCAGGATTCGAGAGTCATTTTACTGATGAAGAATACCGGAATGTAGGCGCGAATATTGTCTATACCGCCGAAGAGGTATATCAGCGTTCCGAGATGGTGGTTAAAATCGCTCCGCTTACGGATAATGAAGTGGATCTTCTTCAGGATGAACAGATTCTTTTTTCATTCCTTCATCTGGCAGTAGGCAAAAAAAATGTAATTGAAAAACTCCTTCAGAAAAAAGTGACGGCTATTGCCTATGAGCTTATTGAAAAGGAGGATCAGCTCCCGGTGCTTCAATCGATGAGTGAAATAGCCGGTCAGCTGGCAGTTCAGGTCGGTGAGAAATATCTCGGAAGCGATTCGCCGATCGGACGCGGAATACTGATGGGCGGAATAGCGGGAGTGGCTCCGGCCGCGGTTGTTATTCTTGGCGCAGGCGTCGTCGGATTTAATGCTGCGCGCGCCGCTTATACAAGAGGCGCTCACGTGATCGTTATTGATAACGACATGAGAAGATTGAGAAGAATCAATACAGATATTTCTAAAAATATCAGCACCGTTGCGGCCAATCCGTTTACAATTGCGCGCGGCTGCAAGTTTGCCGATCTTTTCATCGGCGCTATTCAGATCAAAGCCGAGAAGACTCCTCATCTAGTTACAGAACAGATGGTAAAGACAATGAAAAAGGGGGCGGTTATTGTTGATGTCTCTATCGATCAGGGCGGATGCATCGAGACCAGCCGTCCTACAACAATCTCCGATCCGGTATTCAACATGCATAATGTAATTCATTACTGTGTTCCGAATATGCCGGCTCTGGTCTGCCGTACCGCAAGTTACGGATTGACAAATGCGGCGCTCGAATATGTGGATGAGATTGCCGGACACGGTTTATCGCAGGCACTCCTGGGCGATACGGGACTTGCCAAAGGAGTTTGTACTTACAACGGTTTCTGTACAAATGAAAGTATCGCGGAAGCATTCAATATAGAATATAGACGGCTCCATATTTTTTCAAAAAATTAA
- a CDS encoding MjaI family restriction endonuclease — MPDNSSDKLAKAFGKKEKVLNFTSNTYHLTRPKKVGAVMEMIRECQPTAFEEWEKFYFEKAFTKTKKPIKVTKESLDELGERLYEKITEVVIPEWSEAFKKITLQDCIDYIYEVTLVRTYNGFLLEKSVINDNLAKLFPDVEFEESDSDLDHSGDIDYVGKVGEYAFGIQIKPTTARSNFGNYSISDRMSANFEEFEEEYGGKVFIIFSAKVGNKKEILNKEVIEEIKKEIERLKNL, encoded by the coding sequence ATGCCTGATAATTCTTCTGACAAATTAGCAAAAGCTTTTGGTAAAAAAGAAAAAGTATTGAATTTTACAAGTAATACTTATCATTTAACCCGACCCAAGAAAGTTGGTGCTGTAATGGAAATGATCAGAGAGTGCCAACCGACAGCATTTGAAGAATGGGAAAAATTCTACTTCGAGAAGGCATTCACAAAAACTAAAAAACCAATAAAAGTTACTAAGGAATCATTAGATGAACTTGGTGAACGATTATATGAAAAAATAACAGAGGTTGTAATACCTGAATGGAGTGAAGCATTTAAAAAAATTACTCTTCAAGACTGCATTGATTATATTTACGAAGTTACACTTGTTAGAACCTATAATGGATTTTTATTAGAAAAATCTGTCATCAATGATAATCTTGCAAAATTATTTCCAGATGTCGAATTTGAAGAATCTGATTCTGATTTAGATCATTCGGGCGATATTGATTATGTAGGAAAAGTCGGGGAATATGCTTTTGGAATTCAAATTAAACCAACTACTGCCCGATCCAATTTCGGGAATTATTCTATTTCAGATCGAATGAGTGCAAATTTCGAAGAATTTGAAGAAGAATACGGTGGGAAGGTATTTATTATTTTTTCAGCCAAAGTAGGTAATAAAAAGGAAATCTTAAACAAAGAAGTGATTGAAGAAATCAAAAAAGAAATTGAAAGATTAAAAAACCTATAA
- a CDS encoding sulfur transferase domain-containing protein, protein MLYRLISYLLILFIPVLNSAQGEFTFPQKLDLSGFQGTVVETGNLFISGQPDSAAFVRLKENGVTTVINLRTQREMDNKNYVPFNEKELVETLCMKYIHIPIGGTETPYTPEALENFAKALESVKGKALIHCTVAWRASHIFAAYLIKYKDFPAAKAIEYARGINFGDLPIEGLLNQKLLMDIK, encoded by the coding sequence ATGTTATATAGATTAATTTCATATCTGTTAATTCTTTTTATCCCGGTACTTAATTCAGCCCAGGGTGAGTTTACATTTCCCCAAAAACTCGACTTAAGCGGATTCCAGGGGACAGTAGTAGAAACAGGCAATCTATTTATAAGCGGTCAGCCCGACAGCGCGGCATTTGTCCGGCTCAAGGAGAACGGCGTTACCACAGTAATCAATTTGAGAACACAGAGAGAGATGGATAACAAAAATTATGTCCCTTTCAATGAAAAAGAACTTGTTGAAACTCTCTGCATGAAATATATCCACATTCCTATAGGCGGGACGGAGACACCATACACACCGGAAGCGCTGGAGAATTTCGCCAAAGCTTTAGAAAGTGTAAAAGGGAAAGCATTAATTCACTGCACGGTTGCCTGGCGCGCGAGCCATATCTTTGCTGCTTATTTAATTAAGTACAAAGATTTCCCTGCTGCAAAAGCCATTGAGTATGCAAGGGGAATAAATTTCGGCGACCTGCCGATAGAAGGATTATTGAATCAGAAGCTCTTAATGGATATCAAATAA
- a CDS encoding carbon-nitrogen family hydrolase, with the protein MKAGLVQYDPEWENPEKNILKIEKLTGQLNEKPELLIFPEMTLTGFTMNSVKFAEDLDGVSTLFFMDLSRKMKLNIFAGIIEKSEEGIYNSLVHLDADGLIAARYRKIHPFTYAGESDNYRAGKEIVITKIGTHRIGLTVCYDLRFPELYRLYGKERVDMIVNISNWPVARIDHWRTLLKARAIENQCFMTGVNRVGSDPGLKYNGYSSVYDPLGKELITAGEEEKISVVDLDFEMVKETREKLPFLEDMRLI; encoded by the coding sequence ATGAAGGCCGGACTGGTTCAATACGACCCCGAATGGGAGAATCCCGAAAAGAATATTTTGAAGATCGAAAAGCTTACCGGTCAGCTAAATGAAAAGCCGGAACTGCTGATCTTCCCCGAAATGACGCTTACCGGATTTACAATGAACTCCGTAAAATTCGCGGAGGACCTCGACGGCGTCTCAACCCTGTTTTTTATGGACCTCTCACGCAAAATGAAATTAAACATCTTTGCAGGAATTATTGAGAAGAGCGAAGAAGGGATTTATAATTCGCTCGTTCATTTAGATGCGGACGGACTGATAGCCGCGAGATACAGGAAGATTCATCCATTCACATACGCCGGGGAAAGCGATAATTACAGAGCCGGGAAGGAAATTGTAATTACTAAGATCGGTACTCACAGGATCGGCCTGACGGTCTGCTACGATCTCAGATTCCCGGAGCTCTACAGGTTATACGGCAAGGAGCGCGTTGATATGATTGTTAATATTTCCAACTGGCCGGTCGCGAGGATCGACCACTGGAGGACGCTCCTTAAAGCCCGCGCGATTGAGAACCAGTGTTTTATGACCGGCGTAAACAGAGTTGGAAGCGACCCCGGCTTAAAGTATAACGGCTACAGTTCAGTATACGATCCGCTCGGTAAAGAACTTATTACTGCAGGCGAAGAGGAAAAGATAAGCGTGGTTGATCTCGATTTTGAAATGGTTAAGGAGACAAGGGAGAAGCTCCCCTTCCTGGAGGATATGAGGCTTATTTAG
- a CDS encoding nucleoside recognition domain-containing protein has product MLNYIWFTLLLLGIVTAVTVDLSDKATNKYRNGEQLYVLIKFDQPRIDSSKSVNATLMVSSTVFNDFYNVKEPADIFQNLRLKYNPGEKNFTSFFEAGDGTPSIWKEMAKVGGKENDLSGKVVLRQKLDSLLYTGSFYPEEISFSRMREVTNAAIDYASNAVKIALGLIGIMALWLGIMKIAEQSGLISIIARGLRPVTKFLFPDVPQDHPAMGSMIMNISANMLGLGNAATPFGLKAMEELDSLNPEKGTATNAMCTFLAINTAGLTLIPATAIAVRASAGSSDPAIIIGTSFFGAACATFTGILAAKILEKFSIPGYNFKEWFRSNIKFIGGFFIAAAAILLAIVTGFFSMVDTDIIKSIVQGISFLAIPLIIISFVFYGALKKVKLYEVFVEGAKEGFNVAVRIIPYLVAMLVAIGIFRAGGAMDLLILIISPVTNLIGMPAEALPMALMRPLSGSGSLGIMSEIISVHGADSFIGILVSTIMGSTETTFYVLALYFGTVNIKRTRHAVAAGVLADIAGILGALFIVGVLFG; this is encoded by the coding sequence ATGCTAAATTATATCTGGTTCACACTGCTGCTGCTCGGTATAGTTACGGCGGTAACGGTCGATCTCTCCGATAAAGCGACCAATAAATACAGAAACGGCGAACAGCTCTATGTGCTCATTAAATTCGACCAGCCCAGAATCGATTCATCCAAATCGGTCAACGCTACTCTGATGGTAAGCAGCACCGTATTCAACGACTTTTATAACGTAAAGGAGCCGGCAGATATTTTTCAGAATTTACGACTAAAGTATAATCCCGGCGAAAAGAATTTCACTTCATTTTTCGAAGCGGGCGACGGGACTCCTTCCATCTGGAAAGAGATGGCTAAGGTAGGAGGAAAGGAGAACGACCTATCGGGAAAAGTTGTGCTGCGTCAGAAACTCGATTCACTCCTTTACACCGGTTCATTCTACCCCGAGGAGATTTCATTCTCGCGTATGAGGGAGGTAACCAACGCGGCTATCGATTACGCTTCCAACGCTGTTAAGATCGCCCTCGGACTGATCGGTATTATGGCCCTCTGGCTCGGCATAATGAAAATTGCGGAACAGTCGGGACTTATCTCAATAATCGCGAGGGGATTAAGGCCGGTAACAAAATTTTTATTTCCGGATGTCCCCCAGGATCATCCCGCGATGGGATCGATGATTATGAATATATCGGCTAACATGCTCGGACTCGGCAACGCTGCCACACCGTTCGGTTTAAAAGCGATGGAGGAACTCGATTCGCTCAATCCGGAGAAAGGAACCGCGACCAACGCTATGTGCACTTTCCTCGCGATCAATACTGCGGGGCTTACACTCATTCCGGCTACAGCTATTGCAGTAAGAGCCTCTGCGGGAAGCAGCGATCCTGCGATAATAATCGGCACTTCATTCTTCGGCGCCGCGTGCGCGACGTTCACAGGAATTCTCGCCGCAAAGATCCTGGAGAAATTCTCCATACCCGGTTATAATTTCAAAGAATGGTTCAGGTCGAATATAAAATTCATAGGCGGATTTTTTATCGCAGCCGCCGCAATTCTGCTCGCCATAGTAACCGGATTCTTTTCGATGGTTGATACGGATATCATCAAATCGATCGTTCAGGGGATCTCTTTTTTAGCAATACCTTTAATAATAATTTCGTTCGTCTTTTACGGCGCGTTAAAGAAAGTAAAATTGTACGAAGTATTTGTAGAAGGAGCCAAGGAAGGATTCAATGTCGCGGTAAGGATTATTCCATACCTAGTTGCGATGCTTGTTGCAATCGGAATTTTCAGAGCCGGGGGAGCGATGGACCTTCTTATACTCATCATCTCACCTGTAACGAATCTGATCGGAATGCCCGCCGAGGCATTGCCGATGGCTTTGATGCGTCCTCTGTCCGGAAGCGGATCGCTCGGAATTATGTCCGAAATTATTTCCGTCCACGGCGCGGACTCTTTCATCGGAATACTCGTATCAACTATTATGGGAAGTACCGAAACAACTTTTTATGTGCTCGCTCTCTATTTCGGGACTGTTAATATTAAGAGGACGCGGCACGCAGTTGCAGCCGGTGTACTTGCCGATATCGCCGGAATTCTCGGAGCCCTTTTTATTGTGGGAGTATTATTCGGTTAA
- a CDS encoding acetyl-CoA hydrolase/transferase C-terminal domain-containing protein, which produces MTLDQIKIDKPVSGPWVKKYNSKLVSAEEAVKVIKSNDKVVVQPGCAAPLDLINAMVLRKEELSNVEIYHILVVGDLPYVKPGMEKHFRHKAFFIGGNTRSAVNEGRAEFIPIFLSEVTMLFKRGVLQADVALIHVSPPDEHGFCSYGIDVGNIKTPAEKSKCIIAMVNKQMPRGLGNSFIHINKIDYIVEADKPLLELPQIDPDATPEMLKIYDQIGSHIAGMIEDGSTLQMGIGAIPDAVLKYLHDKNDLGVHTEMFSDGLIELVQEGVVNGEKKTLHQGKIIAGFVLGTKRSYDFIDNNPIFEFHPQEYVNDPFLISKNNKMVAINSAIEIDLTGQVCSDSIGTRFYSGIGGQVDFVRGAAHSEGGKPIIALPSATKDLKFSKIVPTLKPGAGVVTSRGDVHYVVTEYGVADLFGKTIQERVRSLIAVSHPVFRDQLTEYAKKVYYI; this is translated from the coding sequence ATGACACTTGATCAGATCAAAATCGATAAGCCGGTTAGTGGACCATGGGTGAAGAAATATAATTCTAAACTTGTTTCGGCTGAAGAAGCGGTTAAAGTAATTAAATCGAATGATAAGGTTGTTGTGCAGCCCGGATGCGCCGCGCCGCTTGATTTAATTAATGCAATGGTACTGCGTAAAGAAGAACTGAGTAATGTAGAGATTTATCACATCCTTGTAGTTGGCGACCTTCCGTATGTAAAACCGGGTATGGAAAAGCATTTTCGTCATAAAGCTTTTTTTATCGGGGGCAATACACGAAGTGCTGTAAATGAAGGCCGTGCAGAGTTTATTCCGATCTTCCTTTCCGAAGTTACTATGCTTTTTAAGAGAGGAGTTTTACAGGCGGATGTTGCTTTGATTCATGTATCACCGCCCGATGAACACGGATTCTGCAGTTACGGAATTGATGTGGGAAATATTAAAACCCCGGCGGAGAAATCGAAGTGCATTATTGCTATGGTTAACAAGCAGATGCCGCGCGGACTCGGAAACAGTTTTATTCATATCAATAAGATTGATTATATAGTTGAAGCGGACAAACCGCTTCTCGAACTCCCTCAAATTGACCCTGATGCAACTCCTGAAATGTTAAAAATTTACGACCAGATCGGAAGTCATATTGCCGGAATGATTGAAGACGGTTCAACTCTTCAAATGGGAATCGGTGCTATTCCGGATGCAGTACTGAAATATCTTCATGATAAAAACGATCTCGGTGTTCATACGGAGATGTTCAGCGACGGACTTATCGAACTCGTTCAGGAAGGTGTTGTAAACGGTGAAAAGAAGACTCTGCACCAGGGTAAAATAATTGCGGGATTTGTGCTCGGTACTAAACGCTCTTATGATTTTATTGACAACAATCCGATTTTTGAGTTCCATCCCCAGGAATATGTAAATGATCCTTTCCTTATCTCAAAGAATAATAAGATGGTTGCCATTAACTCCGCGATCGAAATCGATTTAACAGGCCAGGTTTGTTCGGATTCAATCGGAACCAGATTCTACAGCGGCATCGGCGGGCAGGTCGATTTTGTGAGAGGCGCGGCTCATTCAGAAGGAGGCAAACCGATTATAGCTCTCCCTTCGGCAACAAAGGATCTGAAATTTTCGAAAATCGTTCCGACTCTCAAACCGGGTGCCGGTGTTGTAACCTCGCGCGGCGATGTCCATTATGTAGTCACGGAATACGGAGTAGCTGACCTGTTCGGTAAAACGATTCAGGAAAGGGTAAGATCGCTGATTGCAGTTTCTCATCCCGTGTTCAGAGATCAATTAACAGAATACGCAAAAAAAGTTTATTACATTTAG